The proteins below are encoded in one region of Paenarthrobacter ilicis:
- a CDS encoding transglycosylase domain-containing protein, with product MVTRKNPLFDTATTLGKILGFLGVSAICGVLVAGLLVPAAAVSGSAASGSIQFFDTLPAELQVDPPSQNTTILAKDGTQIASIYAENRTKVPLDQMSPYIKDAVIAIEDSRFYEHGGIDTTGILRAIVSTARGNKQGASTITQQYVNNVINESLVASGNDADVKLNGVNKGVGDKLREMKLAIALEKKFSKEQILEGYLNIVFFNRDAYGIEAASKFFFSTSAKDLTLPQAALLAGLVNSPSAFDPITNPDNAKVRRDLVLAAMVNQNKITKAEYDEAVATPVTTKVTPARQGCAYATMAPYFCDYVLHLLFNNPAYGDTQEDRIKRVQRGGLTIQTTLDPTAQAVAQQQVDGTAGANPDKWGASITSVQPGTGQIVSMAQNTVWLPQEGKFDQTQNFNVDVLDANGNDLNGIGGFQPGSTMKPFTFAEWLNEGKSMNTNINASRRTYPQNFPWRNTCPTPVNGFYDKSVPGSFDLQNSDDGYYRNMTVLYGLMNSINTATFASASQVDLCGIQGIVDATGIHGGLPARDETGKITDPNPKVPMTTLSNLIGATQTAPLTMAAAFATFAADGKYCEPIAITSVKDQTGAQLPAQSSNCKDAIKPEVARGVAYAMQEVLNAGSGSLIRPALSTRNNFPVAAKTGTNDSNGSTWVVGYTTGLATASWFGDPLDNQLRPGRNITVNGKFYQSIDGYMIAGPQFTNYMLSVAPAYGTNPFQQPPSNLLGGAAPQRNSTPAPPTQNQGNNNGPGKD from the coding sequence ATGGTGACTCGCAAGAACCCACTGTTCGACACTGCCACCACCCTCGGAAAGATTTTGGGTTTCCTTGGCGTGAGTGCAATCTGTGGCGTCCTGGTAGCGGGACTTCTTGTCCCCGCCGCGGCCGTCTCAGGCAGTGCCGCAAGCGGTTCAATCCAGTTTTTTGACACTCTGCCGGCTGAACTCCAGGTGGATCCGCCCAGCCAGAACACCACGATTCTGGCCAAGGACGGTACTCAGATCGCTTCGATCTACGCGGAGAACCGGACCAAGGTGCCGCTGGACCAAATGAGTCCCTATATCAAGGACGCTGTCATCGCGATCGAGGACAGCCGTTTCTATGAACACGGCGGTATTGATACCACGGGTATCCTCCGGGCCATCGTCAGCACCGCCCGGGGCAACAAGCAGGGCGCGTCCACCATCACGCAGCAGTATGTGAACAACGTCATCAATGAGTCACTGGTGGCGTCCGGCAACGACGCTGACGTGAAGCTCAACGGTGTGAACAAGGGCGTTGGAGACAAGCTTCGCGAAATGAAGCTTGCCATCGCGCTTGAGAAGAAGTTCTCCAAGGAACAGATCCTCGAGGGCTACCTCAACATCGTGTTCTTCAACCGCGACGCTTACGGCATTGAAGCTGCGTCCAAGTTCTTCTTCAGCACGTCAGCGAAGGATCTCACGCTCCCGCAGGCAGCCCTGCTGGCAGGTTTGGTCAATAGCCCCTCGGCGTTTGATCCGATCACCAACCCGGACAACGCCAAGGTGCGCCGCGACCTTGTCCTGGCCGCCATGGTGAACCAGAACAAGATCACCAAGGCTGAGTACGACGAAGCCGTGGCCACCCCGGTGACCACCAAGGTCACTCCGGCCCGCCAGGGCTGCGCCTACGCAACCATGGCCCCGTACTTCTGCGACTACGTGCTTCACCTGCTCTTCAACAACCCGGCTTACGGGGACACCCAGGAAGATCGCATCAAGCGCGTGCAGCGTGGTGGCCTGACCATCCAGACCACCCTGGATCCCACGGCCCAGGCCGTAGCCCAGCAACAGGTGGACGGCACTGCAGGCGCCAACCCTGACAAGTGGGGCGCATCCATCACCTCCGTCCAGCCGGGCACAGGGCAGATCGTCAGCATGGCGCAGAACACCGTATGGCTCCCGCAAGAGGGCAAGTTTGACCAGACCCAGAACTTCAATGTTGACGTTCTGGACGCGAACGGCAATGACCTCAACGGCATCGGTGGCTTCCAACCAGGATCCACCATGAAGCCCTTCACGTTCGCCGAGTGGCTGAACGAGGGCAAGTCGATGAATACGAACATCAATGCGTCCCGCAGGACTTACCCGCAGAATTTCCCATGGCGGAACACCTGCCCGACGCCTGTTAATGGCTTCTATGACAAGAGCGTTCCCGGAAGTTTCGATCTGCAGAACTCCGACGACGGCTATTACCGGAACATGACGGTCCTCTACGGCCTCATGAACTCCATCAACACGGCCACCTTCGCATCAGCCTCCCAGGTGGATCTCTGTGGCATCCAGGGGATCGTTGACGCGACGGGCATCCACGGCGGACTTCCCGCCCGCGATGAAACCGGCAAGATCACGGATCCCAACCCCAAGGTCCCCATGACCACGCTCTCCAACCTGATCGGCGCCACCCAGACAGCACCGCTCACCATGGCGGCCGCATTTGCAACGTTCGCTGCCGACGGCAAGTACTGTGAACCGATCGCCATCACCTCGGTGAAGGACCAGACCGGAGCCCAGTTGCCGGCGCAGTCCTCGAACTGCAAGGACGCCATTAAGCCGGAGGTCGCCCGCGGTGTTGCGTACGCCATGCAGGAAGTTCTCAATGCAGGCTCCGGTTCGCTGATCCGGCCAGCCCTCTCCACCAGGAACAACTTCCCGGTTGCGGCCAAGACCGGCACCAACGACTCCAACGGCTCCACGTGGGTTGTCGGCTACACCACCGGCCTTGCAACGGCTTCCTGGTTCGGCGATCCGCTGGACAACCAGCTGCGCCCGGGCCGGAACATCACCGTCAATGGCAAGTTCTACCAGTCAATCGACGGTTACATGATTGCGGGTCCGCAGTTCACCAACTACATGCTGTCGGTTGCCCCTGCCTACGGAACAAACCCGTTCCAGCAACCGCCGTCCAACCTATTGGGTGGTGCAGCGCCGCAACGGAACTCCACGCCGGCGCCCCCAACGCAGAATCAAGGCAACAACAACGGCCCGGGCAAGGACTAA
- a CDS encoding RidA family protein, with amino-acid sequence MTTPAETTSAAESGAPTSAVEQRLAELGLTLPEVAAPVADYVPAVVSGNYVYTSGQLPFINGKLEATGKVSLGELGTSDEPTVDPDDAKRYAAVCAINALAAVKSVIGDLDRVTRIVKVVGFVSSDPTFTGQPGVINGASELLGQVLGEAGKHARSAVGVSVLPLDSPVEVELIAEFS; translated from the coding sequence ATGACCACCCCCGCAGAAACCACCTCTGCCGCGGAATCCGGCGCACCCACCTCTGCTGTGGAGCAGCGTCTGGCTGAACTCGGATTGACCCTTCCTGAGGTCGCCGCGCCCGTGGCCGACTACGTGCCGGCCGTCGTGTCCGGCAACTACGTTTACACGTCCGGTCAGCTGCCGTTTATTAACGGCAAACTCGAAGCAACCGGAAAAGTCTCCCTGGGCGAGCTCGGTACCTCGGACGAGCCCACGGTGGATCCTGACGACGCCAAGCGTTACGCCGCAGTGTGTGCCATCAACGCCCTTGCAGCAGTCAAAAGTGTGATTGGCGACTTGGACCGCGTCACCCGCATCGTCAAGGTGGTTGGCTTCGTTTCCTCGGATCCCACGTTCACCGGCCAGCCCGGTGTCATCAACGGCGCGTCCGAGCTCCTTGGCCAGGTCCTTGGTGAGGCGGGCAAGCACGCACGCTCCGCCGTCGGCGTCTCCGTCCTCCCGCTCGACTCTCCTGTAGAAGTCGAACTCATCGCTGAATTCAGCTAA
- a CDS encoding ABC transporter ATP-binding protein, with product MSKQTSFFTSVGRLYPHVRPILPRLFIGLICALLASIVALTIPQVLRVLVNNSLQPGGSADAVWIAAVVILVLGVAEAGLVALRRQFVINPATTVETRMRVTLYGHLQQLTVAFHDRWGSGQLLSRAMTDLSFLRRWMAFGAIMLVVTTLTVLIGVGVMFTMSWQLALIFLCAAVPIMISSFRFRRRFSLVARLSQDQAGDLATTVEESVHGIRVLKAFGRSREALENFNGQAEELRQTEIAKAKQQAGFTLVVTLLPELALGVGLVVGIMLTASNQLSIGSLVAFFATAAVVATPVEFSGMLLAMALTAKTALDRHFEVMDTENTITSPDQAAVPQDAKGALRFEHAGFGFDDGGTLLRDVTLDIRPGETMALVGITGSGKSALLQLVPRLYDVTEGAVTIDGVDVRDYDIEELRRIVAVAFEDTTLFSSSVRDNVLLGAPDPSEAALDEALDVAQAHFAYSLPDGVDTLIGEEGLSLSGGQRQRIALARAIAAKPKVLVLDDPLSALDVNTEERVEARLRDVLRETTTLIVAHRPSTVALADRVALLENGTITAVGTHTELLAANDHYRYVIASLDAGPKDLDTELDELEEAEEARR from the coding sequence ATGTCCAAACAAACATCGTTTTTTACCTCCGTAGGCCGCTTGTATCCACACGTGCGGCCCATCCTTCCCCGCCTGTTCATTGGCCTGATCTGCGCTTTGCTGGCAAGCATCGTCGCCCTGACCATCCCCCAGGTTCTCCGGGTGCTGGTCAACAACTCCCTCCAGCCCGGCGGTTCCGCGGACGCCGTCTGGATTGCCGCCGTCGTGATTCTTGTCCTGGGCGTCGCCGAGGCCGGACTGGTGGCTTTGCGCCGGCAGTTCGTGATCAACCCCGCCACCACAGTGGAAACGCGGATGCGCGTCACCTTGTACGGGCACCTTCAGCAGCTCACTGTGGCCTTCCACGATCGCTGGGGTTCGGGACAGTTGTTGTCCCGCGCCATGACCGACCTGAGTTTCCTGCGCCGCTGGATGGCGTTCGGAGCGATCATGCTGGTGGTCACCACGCTGACGGTGCTTATTGGCGTGGGGGTCATGTTCACCATGAGTTGGCAGCTGGCGCTCATCTTCCTCTGTGCTGCCGTGCCGATCATGATCAGTTCCTTCCGTTTCCGCCGGCGCTTCAGTTTGGTGGCGCGGCTTAGCCAGGACCAGGCCGGCGACCTCGCCACCACCGTGGAGGAATCCGTCCACGGGATCCGAGTGCTGAAAGCCTTTGGCCGGAGCCGCGAAGCGCTGGAGAATTTCAACGGCCAAGCCGAGGAACTGCGCCAAACGGAAATCGCGAAAGCCAAGCAGCAGGCGGGTTTTACGCTGGTGGTGACCCTCCTCCCGGAGCTGGCGCTGGGCGTCGGCCTGGTGGTGGGCATCATGCTCACAGCCAGCAACCAGCTCAGCATCGGCTCGTTGGTGGCGTTCTTCGCAACCGCCGCAGTGGTGGCCACACCGGTGGAATTCTCCGGCATGCTGCTGGCCATGGCGCTGACCGCCAAAACGGCCCTGGACCGTCACTTCGAGGTCATGGACACGGAAAACACCATCACCTCACCGGACCAGGCCGCGGTTCCGCAGGACGCCAAGGGCGCCCTGCGCTTTGAGCACGCCGGTTTCGGGTTCGACGACGGCGGCACGCTCCTGCGGGACGTCACCCTGGATATTCGGCCCGGCGAAACCATGGCGTTGGTAGGGATTACGGGAAGCGGCAAGAGCGCGCTGCTGCAACTGGTCCCCCGCTTGTACGACGTCACCGAAGGCGCGGTCACCATCGACGGCGTGGACGTCCGCGATTACGACATCGAAGAGCTGCGCCGGATTGTCGCTGTGGCGTTCGAGGACACCACCCTGTTCTCCAGCTCGGTGCGGGACAACGTGCTGCTGGGCGCCCCCGATCCCAGCGAGGCAGCACTGGATGAAGCACTGGATGTGGCGCAAGCACACTTTGCCTACTCACTTCCGGATGGCGTGGACACCTTGATCGGTGAGGAAGGGTTGAGCCTTTCCGGCGGTCAACGGCAACGCATTGCGCTGGCCCGCGCCATCGCGGCGAAACCCAAGGTCCTGGTACTTGATGACCCGTTGTCCGCGCTGGACGTCAACACGGAGGAACGGGTGGAAGCCCGCCTGCGGGACGTCCTCCGGGAGACCACAACGCTGATCGTGGCCCACCGTCCCTCCACCGTGGCTTTGGCTGACCGGGTTGCCTTGCTCGAAAACGGAACCATCACCGCCGTCGGAACCCATACGGAACTGCTGGCCGCGAACGATCACTACCGCTACGTCATAGCGAGCCTGGACGCCGGTCCCAAGGACCTGGACACCGAATTGGATGAGCTCGAAGAAGCTGAGGAGGCCCGCCGGTGA
- a CDS encoding Crp/Fnr family transcriptional regulator, with protein MDIEVLRRAPLFATLDDDAFRLLTDELTEVDLSRGASVFREGDQGDQLYFIVSGKVKLGRTSPDGRESLLAILGPGELFGEMALFDPSPRTATATAVSETRLAGLKNESLNALLRTRPEVSAQLLQALARRLRRTNDSLSDLVFSDVPGRVAKALLDLADRFGRPATDGVLVAHELTQEELAQLVGASRETVNKALAEFVQRGWLRLEARAVVILDMQRLRQRSR; from the coding sequence ATGGACATCGAGGTATTGCGCCGCGCACCCCTCTTCGCCACCCTTGACGACGACGCATTCCGCCTGCTGACGGACGAACTCACTGAGGTGGACCTTTCACGCGGGGCTTCAGTGTTCCGCGAAGGCGATCAGGGTGACCAGCTCTACTTCATCGTTTCCGGCAAGGTGAAGCTTGGCCGCACCTCCCCCGACGGCCGCGAGTCGCTGTTGGCCATCCTCGGACCGGGCGAGCTTTTCGGCGAAATGGCCCTGTTTGATCCCAGCCCACGGACCGCAACGGCCACCGCCGTTTCCGAAACCCGCTTGGCCGGCCTCAAGAACGAGAGCCTCAATGCGCTGCTTCGCACGCGTCCGGAAGTTTCGGCTCAGCTGCTGCAGGCCCTGGCCCGCCGCCTGCGCCGCACCAACGATTCCCTGTCCGACCTCGTCTTCTCGGACGTACCCGGCCGCGTTGCCAAGGCATTGTTGGATCTGGCAGACCGCTTCGGCCGTCCCGCCACGGACGGAGTTCTGGTTGCCCACGAGCTGACCCAGGAAGAACTTGCCCAGTTGGTGGGCGCTTCCCGCGAAACTGTCAACAAGGCACTGGCCGAGTTCGTTCAGCGAGGTTGGCTGCGTTTGGAAGCCCGCGCCGTCGTCATTCTCGACATGCAGCGCCTCCGCCAGCGTTCACGCTAA
- a CDS encoding NUDIX hydrolase translates to MPQLARRLFVLPPALEGAAQNWLDLGERTPRAARLASSVVLLRDSPTGLETWLGYRPGSSPLGVVAFPGGSLEPSDDEPVGWLGPSPQYWADQMGTDDVGLARRHVVGAIRELFEETGVLLAGPDASSTVESNSTVDWMRAREAVAAQEKSFTEMLSKRGLSLRTDLLKPLVNWLSPDFAHTRFNTRYFAATVPVNQQPSILGSKGVWGRWVCVADAIARRETTALGDEVGQPNTVGLKLGQLLVPGSEIMLEKMGAANGCIAYLSYKRKAHVYQAKLVQENGELMLEVEAARTVAGEPQRER, encoded by the coding sequence GTGCCGCAACTTGCGCGTCGTTTGTTCGTGTTGCCCCCCGCACTTGAGGGGGCAGCACAGAACTGGCTTGATCTCGGTGAGCGGACCCCCCGGGCCGCACGCCTTGCCTCCTCTGTAGTCCTCTTGCGTGATTCGCCCACCGGTTTGGAGACCTGGCTCGGTTACCGTCCCGGGTCCTCCCCATTGGGCGTTGTGGCGTTCCCGGGCGGTTCCCTGGAGCCGTCCGACGACGAGCCCGTCGGTTGGTTGGGCCCCTCACCCCAGTACTGGGCTGACCAAATGGGAACTGACGACGTCGGACTCGCCCGCCGTCACGTGGTGGGCGCCATCCGCGAACTTTTCGAGGAAACGGGTGTTCTGCTGGCAGGTCCGGATGCCTCGTCAACTGTTGAGTCCAACTCCACCGTCGACTGGATGCGTGCCCGGGAAGCCGTGGCAGCCCAGGAGAAATCATTCACTGAGATGCTTTCCAAGCGCGGGCTTTCCCTTCGAACGGATTTGCTCAAACCCCTGGTGAACTGGCTCAGTCCGGACTTCGCACACACCCGCTTCAACACCAGGTACTTTGCCGCAACTGTTCCCGTGAACCAGCAGCCGTCCATTCTTGGCAGCAAGGGTGTGTGGGGCCGATGGGTGTGCGTGGCCGATGCGATCGCACGCCGCGAAACAACTGCGTTGGGTGACGAGGTCGGACAGCCGAATACGGTGGGCCTCAAGCTTGGCCAGCTCCTGGTGCCCGGCTCCGAGATCATGCTGGAGAAAATGGGTGCCGCCAACGGCTGTATCGCGTACCTGAGCTACAAGCGCAAAGCGCACGTGTACCAGGCCAAGCTGGTGCAGGAGAACGGCGAACTCATGCTCGAGGTCGAAGCTGCCCGGACAGTGGCCGGCGAACCCCAGCGCGAACGCTAG
- a CDS encoding DUF4177 domain-containing protein, with the protein MTKWEYATIPLIIHATKQILDQWGEDGWELVQVVGGPDGKGLVAYLKREKQ; encoded by the coding sequence ATGACCAAATGGGAGTACGCCACGATTCCGCTCATTATTCACGCCACGAAGCAGATTCTGGACCAGTGGGGCGAGGACGGCTGGGAGCTTGTCCAGGTTGTCGGTGGCCCCGACGGCAAAGGCCTCGTTGCATACCTGAAGAGGGAGAAGCAGTAA
- a CDS encoding metallophosphoesterase produces MSLGNTLANRVRSVGRGFAVTTAIGATAGAAAAAYGWWEKDQFEVRHETLPILPEGFGPLRVLHLSDIHFVPGQEKKAEWLKSLAGLKPDLVVNTGDNLSHAQAIDPLIDALRPLLEFPGVFVPGSNDYYAPRIKNPAGYFRGPSKHRTEPTKLDWPKLRSAFGMSGWIDLTNRAQSVVLNGLRFDFSGVDDPHLNRERYAGWPRGTRNQDARPHVKVAVVHAPYQRVLDHFTQAQADLIIAGHTHGGQICLPGFGALVSNCDLPTWRAKGLHDWESDSFTTPVNVSGGIGTSRFAPARIACRPEAVLLTLM; encoded by the coding sequence GTGTCGTTGGGAAACACCTTGGCGAACCGCGTCCGCTCCGTCGGGCGCGGTTTCGCCGTCACCACAGCAATCGGTGCGACGGCGGGCGCGGCGGCCGCCGCCTACGGTTGGTGGGAGAAGGACCAATTCGAGGTTCGCCACGAGACCCTTCCCATCCTCCCGGAGGGCTTCGGTCCGCTCAGAGTCCTGCACTTGAGTGACATCCACTTCGTGCCCGGCCAAGAGAAAAAGGCCGAATGGCTGAAATCCCTCGCCGGCCTTAAGCCGGACCTTGTTGTGAACACGGGCGACAACCTGAGCCACGCTCAGGCCATTGATCCGCTGATCGATGCGTTGAGGCCGTTGCTGGAATTCCCCGGAGTGTTCGTACCGGGGTCAAACGACTATTACGCTCCGAGGATCAAGAACCCGGCCGGGTATTTCCGTGGACCGTCCAAACACAGGACAGAGCCCACCAAGCTGGACTGGCCCAAGCTCCGGTCCGCATTCGGCATGAGCGGCTGGATCGACCTGACAAACCGTGCCCAGTCGGTGGTGCTCAATGGTCTGCGATTCGACTTCTCAGGCGTGGACGATCCCCATCTGAATCGTGAACGCTATGCCGGGTGGCCCCGTGGTACCAGGAACCAGGATGCGCGGCCGCACGTCAAAGTTGCTGTGGTCCATGCTCCGTACCAGCGGGTTCTGGATCATTTCACGCAAGCCCAGGCTGACCTGATCATCGCCGGCCATACGCACGGTGGCCAGATCTGCCTCCCCGGCTTCGGGGCATTGGTCTCCAACTGCGATCTCCCCACGTGGCGCGCCAAGGGCCTTCATGACTGGGAAAGCGACAGCTTTACGACGCCGGTGAACGTCTCGGGCGGCATTGGCACCTCACGCTTCGCGCCGGCCCGCATTGCCTGCCGCCCGGAAGCAGTGCTGCTCACCCTCATGTGA
- a CDS encoding ABC transporter transmembrane domain-containing protein — translation MSTATFGTANEDNTLLTKADSKAVRRRSLALLASLIRPVRLRFWLTILMVVVSQLTRVAGPALIAFGIDTALPALQSGDDGPLVLVGVLYLAAAIATAGMTALYVTSTARLSQAMLLDLRVRVFRHTQRLSLEFHEKYTSGRIIARQTSDLEALRELLDSGVSSLASGMLFMVFTAFTIFALDWQSGLIVLAAGVPMFFLARWYQKHSQIAFRESRVVSARLIVHFVETMTGIRAVKAFRKERENAGQYGKLAEDYRKNTVRSINLNGIFQPGLVLIGNVCVAVVLLFGGFRVLSGDLAVGVLLALILSTKRFFQPVDQMAMFYNSFQSAQAALEKVSGLLEEVPTVRPPKNPVPLKSSRGEISFNGVEFGYNDGTTVVPRMDLHIPAGQTVALVGQTGAGKSTLAKLVARFYDVTSGAITLDGIDLRDLATTDLRRAVVMVTQEAFLFSGSVADNIALGRPEASRAEIQAAAEAVGAHEFIMSLPDGYDTDVNKRGGRVSSGQRQLIGFARAFLAAPAVLILDEATSSLDIPSERMVQQGLSNLLEGSGQASARTAIIIAHRLSTVETADRVLVVHDGRIVEDGSPEELISGGGRFAQLHGAWRESLV, via the coding sequence GTGAGTACAGCAACGTTTGGAACCGCCAACGAGGACAACACACTCCTCACCAAGGCAGACAGCAAAGCGGTACGACGCCGGTCGCTCGCCTTGCTTGCCTCCCTGATCCGCCCGGTGCGCTTGCGTTTCTGGCTGACCATCCTCATGGTGGTGGTTTCCCAGTTGACCAGGGTCGCCGGACCGGCGCTGATCGCCTTTGGCATCGATACAGCGTTGCCTGCCTTGCAATCGGGCGACGACGGCCCGCTGGTCTTGGTGGGTGTGCTGTACTTGGCCGCTGCGATTGCCACCGCCGGAATGACGGCGCTTTATGTGACCTCTACCGCCAGGCTCAGCCAGGCCATGTTGCTGGACCTGCGGGTGCGGGTGTTCCGTCACACCCAGCGGCTCAGCCTGGAGTTCCACGAAAAGTACACGTCCGGACGCATCATTGCCCGGCAAACCTCTGACCTGGAAGCGCTGCGCGAACTGCTGGACTCCGGGGTGAGTTCCCTGGCCTCCGGGATGCTGTTCATGGTGTTTACGGCCTTCACGATTTTTGCCCTGGACTGGCAGAGCGGCTTGATTGTGCTGGCTGCGGGTGTGCCCATGTTCTTCCTGGCGCGCTGGTACCAGAAGCATTCGCAGATCGCCTTCCGTGAGTCACGGGTGGTCTCTGCGCGGCTGATTGTGCACTTCGTGGAGACCATGACCGGCATCCGCGCCGTCAAGGCCTTCCGCAAGGAACGGGAAAACGCCGGCCAGTACGGCAAGCTTGCTGAGGATTACCGCAAGAACACCGTCCGCTCCATCAACTTGAACGGAATCTTCCAGCCCGGGCTGGTGTTGATCGGCAATGTTTGCGTGGCAGTGGTCCTGCTCTTCGGCGGCTTCCGGGTACTCAGCGGTGACCTGGCGGTCGGCGTCCTGCTGGCCCTCATCCTCTCCACCAAGCGCTTCTTCCAACCCGTGGACCAAATGGCCATGTTCTACAACTCCTTCCAGAGTGCGCAAGCCGCGCTGGAGAAGGTATCCGGGCTCCTGGAGGAAGTTCCCACGGTGCGCCCGCCCAAGAACCCGGTTCCGTTGAAAAGCTCCCGTGGTGAGATCTCCTTCAACGGAGTGGAGTTTGGCTACAACGACGGCACCACAGTGGTCCCCCGGATGGACCTGCACATCCCGGCAGGCCAGACCGTGGCGCTGGTGGGGCAAACGGGCGCCGGCAAATCCACCCTGGCCAAACTGGTGGCACGCTTCTACGACGTCACCTCCGGAGCCATCACGCTGGACGGCATCGACCTGCGGGATCTTGCCACCACCGACCTGCGCCGCGCGGTGGTGATGGTGACCCAGGAAGCCTTCCTTTTCAGTGGTTCCGTGGCGGACAACATCGCCTTGGGCCGGCCTGAGGCGTCCCGCGCCGAAATCCAAGCGGCCGCCGAGGCCGTTGGCGCACACGAGTTCATCATGAGCCTTCCCGACGGCTATGACACTGATGTCAACAAGCGCGGTGGCCGTGTGTCATCAGGGCAACGCCAACTGATTGGATTTGCCCGTGCTTTCCTGGCTGCCCCGGCCGTCCTGATCCTGGACGAGGCCACGTCCTCCTTGGACATTCCCAGTGAGCGCATGGTCCAACAGGGCCTTTCCAACCTCCTGGAAGGCTCCGGACAGGCATCGGCCCGAACGGCAATCATCATCGCCCACAGGCTCTCCACCGTGGAAACCGCGGATAGGGTGCTGGTGGTCCACGACGGCCGGATCGTGGAGGACGGATCCCCGGAAGAGCTGATCAGCGGCGGTGGCAGGTTTGCCCAACTGCACGGCGCCTGGCGCGAATCCCTGGTGTGA